Within the Gloeocapsa sp. DLM2.Bin57 genome, the region CAACAGTCTGCCGAGTCGTTACGGAGAAAAAGTAGTTTTACGGATTCTAGATAACTCAGCAACTCAATTAGGATTAGATAAACTCATCAGCAATCTAGATACCTTAGCAGAAGTAAGAGAGTTAGCGGGGCGTCCTTTTGGGTTGTTTCTAGTAACAGGACCAACAGGATCTGGTAAATCTACATCATTATACTCAATTTTAGCAGAAAGAAATAATCCAGGGGTAAATATCAGTACAGCCGAAGACCCCATCGAATATTCACTACCAGGAATTACCCAAGTACAGGTAATTAGAGAAAAAGGGATGGATTTTGCCTCGATCCTCAGAGCCTTTCTGCGACAAGATCCTGATGTGATTCTGGTGGGGGAAACCAGGGATAAAGAAACGGCGAAAACGGCGATCGAAGCAGCTTTAACAGGACACTTGGTGTTAACCACTTTACACACTAACGACGCAGCAGGGGCGATCGCTCGATTGGATGAGATGGGGGTAGAGCCTTTTATGGTGTCGGGTGCGTTACTAGGGGTTTTAGCGCAAAGATTAATGCGACGGGTATGTAGTGAATGTAAGGTAGCATATCAACCATCCCAAGAAGAATTAGCCCGTTTTGGCTTATCAGCGATGAAAGATAAGCAAATAACCCTCTATAAAGCGAACACTGTCAGTGCCGAAGAAATGCAAGCGGCAAAACTGAATAAAACACTGTGTCCAAAATGTGGAGGTATTGGCTATAAAGGGAGGGTAGGGGTATATGAGTTGATGAAAAATAGTGAACAAATACAAGCTTTGATTAATCAGGGTGCAAGCACTGACCGCATCAAAGAGGTAGCAGTAGAGGAAGGAATGGTGACTCTACTAGCCTATAGTATCAATTTGGTACTAGAAGGACACACCACTCTAGAAGAAGTTGAAAGGGTAACCTTTACAGATTCTGGTATAGAAGCGGAGCTAAGAGCGAAGCGTAAATCAGTCCTCATCTGCAAAACTTGTGGAGCAGGATTACAACCAGAGTGGATAGATTGTCCTTACTGTATGACACCACGTTTCCAAGATTAAGGAGAAAAAAATTATGGAATTAATGATCGAAGATTTGATGGAACAATTGGTAGAAATGGGTGGCTCTGATATGCACATTCAAGCAGGAGCGCCTATTTATTTCCGTATTAATGGCAAATTAGGACCAATCAACGATGAGCTACTCACTCCCCAAGAATGTCAGCGTCTAATTTTTAGTATGCTCAATAATACTCAACGCAAGGAATTAGAGCAAAATTGGGAGTTAGACTGTTCCTATGGTGTCAAAGGGTTAGCACGTTTTCGGGTAAATGTTTATAAAGAAAGAGGTTGTTACGCTTCTTGTTTACGAGCTTTATCCTCGAAAATTCCTAATTTTGAACAGTTGGGTTTACCAGATATCGTCAGGGAAATGGCGGAAAGACCCCGCGGAATGGTGTTAGTAACAGGACAAACAGGATCAGGTAAAACTACTACCCTAGCAGCAATTTTAGATTTAATTAATCGTACCAGAGCAGAGCATATTCTAACGGTAGAAGATCCGATCGAATATGTGTTTAGTAACCATAAAAGTTTATTTCACCAACGTCAACGAGGAGAAGATACGAAAAGTTTTGCTAATGCGCTCAAATCAGCGTTAAGGGAAGACCCAGATATCATTCTAGTGGGTGAACTACGGGATTTAGAAACCATTTCTCTAGCAATTACAGCAGCAGAAACAGGTCACTTAGTGTTTGGTACTCTACATACAAATTCAGCCGCAGGTACTATAGACAGGATGATTGACGTGTTTCCTGCAGGACAACAAGCACAAATACGAGCGATGGTGTCCAACTCTTTAATCGGAGTATTCAGTCAATGTCTTCCTAAGAAGAAAAACCCCAAACCTGGTGAGTTTGGTCGGGTGTTAGCTCAAGAAATTATGGTGGTTACCCCAGCGATCGCTAACTTGATTCGGGAAGCGAAAGCACCACAAATTTACTCAGCGATTCAAACGGGGATGAAGTTAGGAATGCAAACCATGGAGCAATCTTTAGCTAACTACGTCAAGAGTGGGGCTATTTCTTTTGAGGAAGCTATTTCTAAAAGTGGAAAACCAGATGAGTTACAACGTCTGGTAGCTGGTAGTCTCTCGGCTAAATAATCATCATTTAGAGTATTAAGATCATGGCAACCTTTATTGTTGAAGTAAAAGATAAATCAGGGAAACTAATCAAAGAAAAAGTTGATGCGAGTTCTCCTGAACAAGCCCGTACCTTTCTCAAGCAACGTTATGACACCATAGGCAAAGTTAGTAAAGCCGGCGTCAATTTTGATATGTCACAACTGGAATTATATTTCAGTAAGGTGACAGTTAAAGATAAAGCGGTTTTTTCCCGACAATTTGCGGTAATGGTTAACGCGGGTGTAGCTATCGTCCGAGCTTTGGGGGTACTAAGTGAACACTGTGATAATGCTAAGCTTAAAAGAGCGATTAAAGGCATCAGTAATGACGTTCAACAAGGGGGGAATCTCTCAGATTCTATGGGTAAATACCCCGAATGTTTTGATCAACTTTATGTCAGTATGGTGGAAGCAGGTGAGACAGGGGGTGTGTTGGATGAAGTATTAAACCGTCTCTCTAAATTACTTGAGGATATGGCTCGTTTGCAAAACCAAATTAAATCAGCGATGACCTATCCTGTGGCGGTAGGACTATTTGCTACAGCTGTATTTTTTGGAATGACGGCTTTTCTGATTCCCATTTTTGCCCAAATTTTTGACGATTTAGGAGCAGAATTACCAGCTTTAACGGCTTTTATGGTAGAGCTAAGTAAAATAGTCAGAAGTTGGAAAATTTTGGTTCCAATTGTTATTATAGCTGTTCTTGCTTTTGCTCTTAGAACTTACTATAAAACCAAGAAGGGACGCTATCAGATCGATGCTTTGATTCTGAAAATACCCCTATTTGGTCCGTTGAATGAAAAATCCTCTGTAGCGCGTTTTTGTCGAGTTTTCGGGACGTTAACTCGTTCTGGTGTACCGATTCTCAACTGTTTAGATATTGTAATTGAGACTATCGGTAATCAGGTAATCGCTGACGCTGTAGATGCAACTAAAAGAGAAATTCAACAGGGGGGGATGCTGAGTATAGCTTTAGGTCGTCGTAATGTTTTCCCCGCGATGGCGATTCAAATGATGAGTATCGGGGAAGAAACAGGGGAACTAGACGCGATGATGATGAAAGTAGCTGATTTCTACGAAGATGAAGTAGAACAAACCATTAAAGCTTTAACTAGTCTGATTGAACCTGCGATGATGATTGGTATTGCTGGTATGGTAGGTACTATTCTTATGTCTATGTATTTACCAATGTTCTCTATCTTTGACCAGATTGCTTAAGATCTTAAAAGCAAGAGAAACTGTTTTCTTTTGCTTTTTTTTAAGTTTTGAAATAATTATGGATAAAACTAATTACGAAGAGTTACTATCTGAGTATGCTAATCCCCAAGATGTGATTACTCTACTCAAAGCCTATAGACCTTATTTAGAAAAACTACCTAGTTTAC harbors:
- a CDS encoding type II/IV secretion system protein produces the protein MNKSSLHNKSSRALVPRDFFFPFGNKLIEAGYVQREQLKLALQKKEESGNSLINILEELTNRKLPSELVRQYKKHQLFELKVFYGVDCVDPEVDSIASIQMALLIEKVIPIEVCRRYKLLPIKKEEEILLVAMVNPDDLEAYDELRRILGQKKLSLQRMVITKEDYQRLLDEYQNAESKRDKERAEELKQKTLEKLSDVTEIIENIEVAPDEQDDQSDVITDENDNSAPPIIALVNKILVKALKEGASDIHIEPQEEDLKIRFRKDGVLTQAFPPLPKHIITPVVARFKIIADLDIAERRMPQDGKIRRVFQGRKVDFRVNSLPSRYGEKVVLRILDNSATQLGLDKLISNLDTLAEVRELAGRPFGLFLVTGPTGSGKSTSLYSILAERNNPGVNISTAEDPIEYSLPGITQVQVIREKGMDFASILRAFLRQDPDVILVGETRDKETAKTAIEAALTGHLVLTTLHTNDAAGAIARLDEMGVEPFMVSGALLGVLAQRLMRRVCSECKVAYQPSQEELARFGLSAMKDKQITLYKANTVSAEEMQAAKLNKTLCPKCGGIGYKGRVGVYELMKNSEQIQALINQGASTDRIKEVAVEEGMVTLLAYSINLVLEGHTTLEEVERVTFTDSGIEAELRAKRKSVLICKTCGAGLQPEWIDCPYCMTPRFQD
- a CDS encoding type IV pilus twitching motility protein PilT, translating into MELMIEDLMEQLVEMGGSDMHIQAGAPIYFRINGKLGPINDELLTPQECQRLIFSMLNNTQRKELEQNWELDCSYGVKGLARFRVNVYKERGCYASCLRALSSKIPNFEQLGLPDIVREMAERPRGMVLVTGQTGSGKTTTLAAILDLINRTRAEHILTVEDPIEYVFSNHKSLFHQRQRGEDTKSFANALKSALREDPDIILVGELRDLETISLAITAAETGHLVFGTLHTNSAAGTIDRMIDVFPAGQQAQIRAMVSNSLIGVFSQCLPKKKNPKPGEFGRVLAQEIMVVTPAIANLIREAKAPQIYSAIQTGMKLGMQTMEQSLANYVKSGAISFEEAISKSGKPDELQRLVAGSLSAK
- a CDS encoding type II secretion system F family protein; this translates as MATFIVEVKDKSGKLIKEKVDASSPEQARTFLKQRYDTIGKVSKAGVNFDMSQLELYFSKVTVKDKAVFSRQFAVMVNAGVAIVRALGVLSEHCDNAKLKRAIKGISNDVQQGGNLSDSMGKYPECFDQLYVSMVEAGETGGVLDEVLNRLSKLLEDMARLQNQIKSAMTYPVAVGLFATAVFFGMTAFLIPIFAQIFDDLGAELPALTAFMVELSKIVRSWKILVPIVIIAVLAFALRTYYKTKKGRYQIDALILKIPLFGPLNEKSSVARFCRVFGTLTRSGVPILNCLDIVIETIGNQVIADAVDATKREIQQGGMLSIALGRRNVFPAMAIQMMSIGEETGELDAMMMKVADFYEDEVEQTIKALTSLIEPAMMIGIAGMVGTILMSMYLPMFSIFDQIA